The following proteins are co-located in the Pseudoalteromonas sp. N1230-9 genome:
- a CDS encoding PaaI family thioesterase, which translates to MSIWHQPITLEQCQQFAQGITGEGTLMKTMGIEITEIGDDYLVATMPAIPAHHNPMGMVHGGANVVLAETVASYAANFVVDFEKFYCVGQEINANHLKASRKGVLTAITRPIHLGKRTSVWEIKISNAAGELCCVSRMTAAVVERR; encoded by the coding sequence ATGAGCATTTGGCACCAGCCAATCACTTTAGAGCAATGCCAGCAATTTGCACAAGGCATTACAGGTGAAGGAACTTTAATGAAAACCATGGGCATTGAAATAACCGAAATTGGTGATGACTACCTAGTTGCCACCATGCCCGCTATACCAGCCCACCATAATCCAATGGGGATGGTACACGGAGGCGCAAATGTTGTGCTAGCTGAGACTGTGGCCAGTTATGCGGCAAATTTTGTTGTTGACTTCGAAAAGTTTTATTGTGTCGGCCAAGAGATAAATGCCAATCACCTCAAAGCATCACGCAAAGGCGTACTTACAGCAATTACACGCCCTATTCATCTAGGGAAAAGAACATCGGTTTGGGAAATTAAAATTAGTAATGCGGCAGGTGAACTGTGCTGCGTATCACGTATGACCGCAGCAGTGGTAGAACGAAGATAG
- a CDS encoding SURF1 family protein has protein sequence MQLILWRKQKLSSIIAICVVVFAVLICLRLSVWQYQRGEQKQQQLSQLAVSSQQGVMDWQALQSLPDGVNKTGLQVKVSGAVNKQHYWLLDNQIYQGQVGYDLLAAVSIEGEVAPLIVNFGWLKAPADRNQLPAVAWPSSALITATVQIKQGQLQGFTLADEIGAERGWPKRIQGVDLAIFSRQLEQPLHAFIGYRKEADGLATPHYKSVVMGPDKHYAYAVQWLLIGLACVVIAYFAMRRRHHENKST, from the coding sequence ATGCAGTTAATTTTATGGCGTAAACAAAAGCTTAGTTCAATTATCGCAATTTGCGTTGTGGTGTTTGCGGTGCTGATTTGTTTGCGTTTAAGTGTTTGGCAGTATCAACGCGGTGAACAAAAACAGCAGCAATTAAGTCAGCTCGCTGTATCAAGCCAACAAGGTGTTATGGATTGGCAAGCACTGCAAAGCTTACCCGATGGTGTTAACAAAACGGGCTTACAGGTCAAAGTCTCTGGGGCGGTTAATAAACAACATTACTGGCTACTTGATAATCAAATATATCAAGGGCAAGTAGGTTATGACTTACTTGCAGCTGTAAGCATCGAAGGAGAAGTAGCCCCTTTAATTGTTAATTTTGGTTGGCTCAAAGCCCCCGCTGATCGCAATCAATTGCCAGCAGTGGCTTGGCCTAGCAGTGCGCTTATTACAGCGACAGTTCAAATAAAACAAGGCCAGCTTCAAGGCTTTACTTTAGCGGATGAGATTGGTGCAGAAAGAGGCTGGCCTAAACGTATTCAGGGAGTCGATTTAGCCATTTTTAGCCGTCAACTAGAGCAGCCGTTACACGCCTTTATTGGTTATCGTAAAGAAGCAGACGGCTTAGCAACCCCCCATTACAAAAGTGTTGTGATGGGTCCTGATAAACATTACGCCTATGCAGTGCAATGGCTACTAATTGGCTTGGCCTGTGTTGTTATTGCGTATTTTGCGATGAGAAGGAGACATCATGAAAATAAATCCACTTAG
- a CDS encoding cytochrome c oxidase assembly protein → MNHAPLLKKLLLACLGMFAFAFALVPLYDVFCDVTGLNGKPSLEKAVVSDTVNTERSVDVSFTTHAQSGAPFKVESQQYSVAVQPGAMREVKFSAKNTSSTDKIMQAIPSVSPGKAAKYLHKIACFCFDQQPMKAGEEIEFTLLFYVDTELPDDVEELTLSYTVFDISGQVVAKNDEAAKLIAN, encoded by the coding sequence ATGAATCATGCACCTTTGCTCAAAAAGCTCCTGCTAGCATGCCTTGGTATGTTTGCATTTGCCTTTGCATTGGTGCCGCTTTACGACGTGTTTTGTGATGTTACGGGCTTAAATGGCAAACCTTCTCTTGAGAAGGCTGTAGTGAGTGACACAGTTAATACTGAACGCTCGGTAGATGTAAGCTTTACAACACATGCACAAAGCGGAGCACCATTTAAAGTTGAGTCTCAGCAGTACAGTGTTGCTGTGCAGCCAGGCGCTATGCGTGAAGTTAAGTTTAGTGCTAAGAATACCAGCAGCACAGACAAAATAATGCAAGCAATCCCCTCGGTATCACCAGGAAAAGCAGCTAAATACTTACATAAAATAGCCTGTTTTTGCTTCGATCAACAGCCTATGAAAGCAGGTGAAGAAATCGAGTTTACCTTATTATTTTATGTCGATACTGAGCTACCGGATGATGTTGAAGAACTGACATTGTCCTATACCGTGTTTGATATTAGCGGGCAGGTTGTGGCTAAAAACGATGAAGCCGCCAAGCTAATTGCTAATTAG
- a CDS encoding transmembrane cytochrome oxidase associated protein, translating to MKINPLSLFALCCFVPLILAFAALKLEWLPSGSSNHGELLKTEVKLADWQQGDPKQWTIALNYPDDCQSRCEKQLASLENLYVALGKNQQKVDVAVLSRQQKTAANWRHLEENADLQAGDLYLVDHMGLVVLHYPYKNEPEENRLIQKGLLKDLKKLLNYARSS from the coding sequence ATGAAAATAAATCCACTTAGTTTGTTTGCTCTGTGTTGTTTTGTGCCCCTTATTCTGGCCTTTGCAGCATTAAAGCTTGAGTGGTTGCCAAGTGGCTCTAGTAATCATGGTGAGCTGTTAAAGACCGAAGTAAAACTCGCTGATTGGCAGCAAGGTGATCCTAAGCAATGGACAATTGCACTTAACTATCCAGATGATTGCCAATCAAGGTGTGAAAAGCAGCTTGCGAGTCTTGAAAACTTATACGTTGCTCTAGGAAAAAATCAGCAAAAAGTGGATGTTGCTGTGTTAAGTCGGCAGCAAAAAACAGCAGCGAATTGGCGCCATTTAGAAGAAAACGCAGATCTTCAAGCGGGGGATTTATATTTAGTCGATCATATGGGACTGGTTGTTTTGCATTACCCCTATAAAAACGAACCTGAAGAGAATCGGTTAATTCAAAAAGGCTTACTGAAAGATTTAAAAAAACTACTCAACTACGCACGTTCAAGTTAA
- a CDS encoding S41 family peptidase, whose product MFKSNKLAQATFFLFSSLYLTACGGGSSLDSDTDTVTPPPANSSTVWTAGTFAPSSEFKDQCAVPRTGNDPFNENQPYPDTAGSEFTEKMWLRSWSDETYLWYDEIEDNNPNDFSSVAAYYAQLKTFQTTDSGANKDNFHFSQPTEDFFKESQSGVVSGYGINWAFLSNTPPRILRIAYLEDGSPAANAGLQRGDTVLSADNISINDNTEAGIEILNEVLFNPTAGSTHNLKLRSNDGTEKSINVVAGNITQTPVQNVNTLITENGTKVGYMQFNSHISIAQPELINAVNKFKTDMIDELVIDFRYNGGGVLALSAQLAYMVAGPANSRGFDYYQTIRNDKQPNDTPFPFIDFEIDYSTFQATNNTLPDLNLSKVYVLSTEGTCSASEAFINGLKGINAEVILIGDKTCGKPYGFNPTHNCATTYFTIQFSGVNEKGFGEYSDGLKPTPTPQFDADVQGCLAADDFNHQLGDKNEDLLSTALFHIANNRCPISTQTAKIKQPNISVNALADTGLPLVPKQPLYKENMDLTRPLPTKGNSDE is encoded by the coding sequence ATGTTTAAAAGTAACAAACTCGCGCAGGCGACTTTTTTTCTCTTTTCAAGCCTTTATTTAACGGCTTGCGGTGGGGGCAGTTCGTTAGACTCTGACACAGATACAGTAACTCCACCTCCCGCTAACTCTTCCACTGTTTGGACAGCCGGTACATTTGCGCCATCCAGCGAGTTTAAAGATCAATGCGCCGTCCCTCGCACAGGAAATGATCCATTCAATGAAAATCAGCCTTACCCCGACACTGCTGGTTCTGAGTTTACAGAAAAAATGTGGTTACGCTCATGGAGTGATGAAACATACCTTTGGTACGATGAAATCGAAGACAACAACCCTAATGACTTTAGCTCAGTTGCAGCCTACTACGCTCAACTGAAAACATTTCAAACGACAGACTCAGGCGCTAACAAAGACAACTTTCATTTTAGTCAGCCAACTGAAGATTTCTTCAAAGAGTCGCAATCTGGTGTTGTATCGGGCTACGGAATTAACTGGGCTTTTCTTAGTAACACACCACCTCGAATACTACGCATTGCCTATTTAGAGGATGGCTCACCTGCCGCCAATGCGGGTTTACAACGCGGTGATACGGTTTTATCGGCGGATAATATAAGTATTAACGACAACACCGAAGCTGGCATTGAAATTTTGAATGAAGTACTGTTCAACCCCACAGCTGGCAGCACCCATAACCTTAAACTACGAAGCAATGATGGTACTGAAAAATCAATCAATGTGGTAGCAGGTAATATAACCCAAACCCCTGTGCAAAATGTGAATACACTGATCACTGAAAATGGCACCAAAGTTGGTTATATGCAGTTTAATAGTCACATAAGCATCGCCCAGCCTGAGCTTATTAATGCTGTTAATAAGTTCAAAACCGATATGATCGATGAGCTTGTGATTGACTTTAGATACAACGGTGGTGGCGTATTGGCTCTTTCTGCACAACTTGCTTACATGGTTGCAGGCCCTGCCAATAGTAGAGGTTTTGACTATTATCAAACCATTAGAAACGACAAACAACCCAATGATACGCCCTTTCCATTTATTGACTTTGAAATTGATTATTCAACTTTTCAAGCGACTAACAACACACTCCCCGATTTAAACTTATCAAAAGTGTATGTGCTTAGCACTGAAGGAACTTGCTCGGCATCAGAAGCATTTATTAATGGGCTCAAAGGCATCAACGCAGAGGTTATTCTAATTGGTGATAAGACTTGTGGTAAACCGTACGGGTTTAATCCAACTCATAACTGTGCAACAACCTACTTTACTATTCAATTTTCAGGAGTGAATGAAAAGGGGTTCGGTGAATATTCAGATGGCTTAAAACCGACTCCTACTCCGCAGTTTGACGCCGACGTGCAAGGTTGTCTGGCTGCAGACGATTTTAACCATCAGTTGGGCGATAAAAACGAAGATTTATTATCTACAGCACTTTTCCATATCGCGAATAATCGCTGCCCTATTTCAACTCAAACAGCAAAAATCAAACAGCCCAACATCTCAGTCAATGCGTTAGCGGATACAGGCTTACCACTCGTTCCTAAACAACCGCTATATAAAGAGAATATGGACTTAACACGCCCCTTACCAACAAAAGGAAATAGCGATGAGTAA
- a CDS encoding cytochrome c oxidase subunit 3, with translation MSQNYEKYYVPAESPWPIVGAIAMFLIAVGAGLTVMQVSGEGSSGQYVLYLGIAILIYMVFSWFRNVIEESHKGLYSAQMDRSFRQGMSWFIFSEVMFFMAFFGALFYARMISVPWLGGAGNNAMTNEVLWPTFEAVWPLLTTPSGETTQAMGWQGLPLINTLILLTSSVTIHFAHVAMENNKRGALKVFLSLTVLLGVVFLGLQVYEYMHAYQDLGLTLDAGVYGNTFFLLTGFHGMHVTLGTVILFVVLLRIFKGHFSSEKHFAFQAAAWYWHFVDVVWLCLFVFVYVL, from the coding sequence ATGAGTCAGAATTACGAAAAATATTATGTACCAGCTGAAAGTCCGTGGCCGATTGTCGGTGCAATTGCGATGTTTTTAATTGCTGTTGGTGCTGGCTTAACTGTAATGCAAGTCAGTGGCGAAGGCAGCAGTGGTCAATATGTACTGTATTTAGGCATTGCGATATTAATTTATATGGTTTTCAGCTGGTTTAGGAACGTTATTGAAGAGTCGCATAAGGGGCTTTACTCAGCACAAATGGACCGTTCATTCAGGCAGGGCATGAGCTGGTTTATATTCTCTGAAGTAATGTTTTTTATGGCGTTTTTCGGTGCACTTTTTTATGCCCGTATGATTTCTGTACCTTGGTTGGGGGGGGCTGGTAACAATGCCATGACCAACGAAGTACTTTGGCCAACCTTTGAAGCCGTATGGCCTCTTTTAACCACACCAAGTGGTGAGACAACACAGGCTATGGGCTGGCAAGGGCTCCCATTAATTAACACCCTTATTTTACTTACCTCTTCGGTCACTATTCACTTTGCTCATGTGGCAATGGAAAACAATAAGCGAGGTGCGCTAAAAGTATTTTTATCGCTAACCGTGTTATTAGGTGTCGTTTTTTTAGGCTTACAAGTATATGAATATATGCATGCTTATCAGGATCTCGGTTTAACCCTAGATGCGGGTGTATATGGTAACACGTTCTTTTTATTAACTGGTTTTCACGGTATGCACGTGACCTTGGGGACGGTAATTCTGTTTGTCGTACTGTTGCGTATATTCAAAGGTCATTTTAGTAGTGAAAAGCATTTTGCGTTTCAGGCCGCAGCTTGGTATTGGCATTTTGTTGATGTGGTTTGGCTGTGTTTATTTGTATTTGTGTATGTGCTGTAG
- the ctaD gene encoding cytochrome c oxidase subunit I, whose amino-acid sequence MSNVINEQATEHAHHDHHPAKGFKRWLYTTNHKDIGSLYLIFSLTMFLIGGAMAMVIRAELFQPGLQLVDPHFFNQMTTVHGLIMVFGAVMPAFTGLANWMVPMMIGAPDMALPRMNNWSFWILPFAFLILLASLLMPGGGPAFGWTFYAPLSTTYSNDNTALFVFAVHIMGISSIMGAINVIVTIVNLRAPGMTWMKLPLFVWTWLITAFLLIAVMPVLAGAVTMVLTDKYFATSFFDAAGGGDPVMFQHIFWFFGHPEVYIMILPAFGIISTIVPTFSRKKLFGYASMVYATSSIALLSFIVWAHHMFTTGMPVAGELFFMYATMLISVPTGVKVFNWVATMWRGSISFEIPMMFAIAFIVLFTLGGFSGLMLAITPADFQYHDTYFVVAHFHYVLVTGAVFSIMAGAYYWLPKWTGNMYNETLAKWHFWLSLISVNVLFFPMHFVGLAGMPRRIPDYALQFADFNAIISIGGFAFGLSQLLFVLVVFKCARGGEKAPAKVWDGAEGLEWEVDSPAPYHTFETPPEIK is encoded by the coding sequence ATGAGTAACGTTATTAATGAGCAAGCCACTGAGCATGCGCATCACGACCATCACCCTGCTAAGGGTTTCAAGCGTTGGTTATATACAACAAACCATAAAGATATTGGTAGTTTATACCTCATTTTCTCACTAACCATGTTTCTAATTGGTGGTGCGATGGCAATGGTGATCCGTGCAGAGCTTTTCCAGCCGGGTCTGCAACTTGTTGATCCACACTTTTTTAATCAAATGACGACAGTACATGGTTTGATCATGGTATTTGGGGCAGTTATGCCTGCCTTTACTGGATTGGCCAACTGGATGGTGCCAATGATGATTGGTGCACCTGATATGGCTTTGCCAAGGATGAATAACTGGAGTTTCTGGATTCTACCTTTCGCTTTTTTAATCCTGTTAGCTTCATTGCTTATGCCTGGTGGTGGCCCTGCATTCGGTTGGACTTTTTATGCGCCACTGTCGACTACTTATAGTAACGATAACACCGCACTCTTTGTCTTCGCTGTGCATATAATGGGCATTAGTTCAATCATGGGGGCGATTAACGTTATCGTGACCATTGTGAACTTAAGAGCCCCTGGCATGACATGGATGAAGCTGCCATTGTTTGTTTGGACATGGTTGATCACCGCATTCTTATTGATTGCTGTGATGCCTGTGCTTGCCGGTGCGGTGACCATGGTGCTCACTGATAAATACTTTGCGACCAGCTTTTTTGATGCCGCAGGGGGGGGCGACCCTGTGATGTTCCAGCATATCTTTTGGTTCTTTGGGCACCCTGAGGTGTATATCATGATTTTGCCGGCGTTCGGTATTATCTCTACTATCGTGCCGACTTTCTCACGTAAAAAGCTATTTGGTTATGCCTCTATGGTGTATGCAACTTCATCGATTGCGCTGCTTAGCTTTATCGTATGGGCACATCACATGTTCACCACAGGCATGCCAGTTGCGGGTGAGTTGTTCTTTATGTACGCTACTATGTTGATTTCGGTACCGACAGGCGTAAAAGTGTTTAATTGGGTCGCTACCATGTGGCGAGGGTCAATTAGTTTTGAAATCCCCATGATGTTTGCCATTGCTTTTATCGTATTGTTCACCTTGGGAGGTTTCTCTGGCTTGATGCTCGCGATCACACCTGCTGATTTCCAATATCATGATACTTATTTTGTGGTCGCACACTTCCACTATGTACTCGTTACAGGCGCTGTATTTTCTATTATGGCGGGAGCCTATTACTGGCTGCCAAAATGGACTGGCAATATGTATAACGAAACCTTGGCGAAATGGCATTTCTGGTTATCACTGATTAGTGTCAATGTGCTGTTTTTCCCAATGCATTTTGTTGGCCTTGCTGGCATGCCGCGCCGTATCCCTGATTATGCTCTGCAATTTGCAGACTTTAACGCCATTATTAGTATTGGTGGGTTTGCGTTTGGTTTATCACAGCTGCTGTTTGTGCTGGTGGTATTTAAATGTGCCAGAGGCGGCGAAAAAGCACCTGCTAAGGTATGGGACGGTGCAGAGGGGCTAGAGTGGGAAGTTGATTCGCCCGCACCTTACCACACCTTTGAGACACCGCCGGAGATTAAGTAA
- a CDS encoding DUF2909 domain-containing protein — MIKIIIVLLLLYIVFNLFRALFVMMSAKQTTRPMSHYLGRRVLFSVVVLVIIIAAMKLGFIHTNPSPLRHATAHTQIQINTAKPHQQNANTKLRPETQNAFHY, encoded by the coding sequence ATGATAAAAATCATCATTGTGTTGTTATTGTTATATATTGTGTTTAACCTTTTTCGAGCACTGTTTGTAATGATGTCAGCAAAACAGACCACACGACCTATGTCACACTATTTAGGACGCAGAGTACTTTTCTCTGTTGTTGTGTTGGTGATCATTATTGCCGCAATGAAATTGGGCTTTATTCACACCAACCCATCACCTCTTCGTCACGCTACAGCACATACACAAATACAAATAAACACAGCCAAACCACATCAACAAAATGCCAATACCAAGCTGCGGCCTGAAACGCAAAATGCTTTTCACTACTAA
- the lexA gene encoding transcriptional repressor LexA, whose protein sequence is MRPLTKRQSQILELIKVFIKDTGMPPTRAEIAQTLGFKSANAAEEHLKALAKKGMIKMKPGASRGIQLVEEDEPEQLGLPLIGRVAAGEPILAQEHVESHCQVDPSLFKPAADFLLRVNGMSMKDIGIMDGDLLAVHRTQVAENGQVVVARVDEDVTVKRLEKAGRKVLLHAENDEFAPIEVDLEHESFNIEGLAVGVIRNADWM, encoded by the coding sequence ATGCGCCCATTAACGAAACGCCAATCGCAAATATTAGAACTTATTAAAGTATTTATTAAAGATACGGGCATGCCGCCAACTCGTGCCGAAATAGCTCAAACGCTTGGTTTTAAAAGTGCCAATGCTGCTGAAGAACATCTTAAAGCGCTGGCTAAAAAAGGCATGATAAAAATGAAGCCTGGTGCGAGTCGTGGTATTCAGTTAGTTGAAGAAGATGAGCCAGAACAACTAGGACTCCCTTTAATTGGTCGTGTTGCCGCAGGTGAGCCAATTTTAGCGCAGGAACATGTAGAGAGTCATTGTCAGGTTGATCCATCTTTGTTTAAGCCCGCTGCAGATTTTTTACTACGTGTTAATGGCATGAGTATGAAAGATATAGGCATTATGGATGGTGATTTACTGGCAGTACACAGAACACAAGTGGCTGAAAATGGTCAAGTTGTCGTTGCGCGTGTTGATGAAGATGTGACTGTAAAACGCTTAGAAAAAGCAGGTCGAAAAGTCCTCCTACATGCAGAAAATGACGAGTTTGCACCGATTGAAGTTGATCTCGAACACGAATCTTTCAATATTGAAGGATTGGCAGTGGGCGTTATTCGTAATGCTGATTGGATGTAA
- the coxB gene encoding cytochrome c oxidase subunit II: MGKMRYALWLILVSLPQLVLANSQFNMRKGVTDISNNVYELHMTIFIICCVIGVIVFAVMFWALIHHRKSKGAKPAQFHESTKVEILWTAIPFVILIAMAVPATKTLIAMEDASKADITIKVTGSQWKWHYEYMGEDIAYYSILSTPKDQIDNQAEKTANYLLEVDKPLVLPINKKVRFLMTSDDVIHSWWVPDFAVKKDANPGFINEAWTRINEPGVYRGQCAELCGKDHGFMPVVVQALPEDEFATWLADAKQEKANAAAADAALLDQTLAKEELMTLGEQVYMASCAACHQPTGMGLPGVFPALKGSPIVLGDVKDHIDIVLHGKPGTAMQAFDKQLSIKQLAAVITYKRNAWGNDTGDVIQPSQIQAAIDAAAEAN; the protein is encoded by the coding sequence ATGGGTAAAATGCGTTATGCCTTGTGGCTTATATTAGTGTCTCTACCGCAGTTAGTATTGGCAAATAGTCAATTTAATATGCGTAAAGGGGTAACTGATATAAGTAATAATGTTTATGAGTTACACATGACGATATTTATTATCTGTTGTGTAATCGGCGTCATCGTTTTTGCGGTGATGTTTTGGGCTTTAATACATCATAGAAAATCAAAAGGGGCAAAGCCTGCCCAATTTCATGAAAGCACAAAAGTTGAAATTCTTTGGACTGCCATTCCGTTTGTGATTTTAATTGCCATGGCTGTGCCTGCCACAAAAACCTTAATCGCCATGGAAGATGCCTCTAAGGCGGATATCACCATTAAGGTCACGGGCTCTCAATGGAAATGGCATTACGAATATATGGGTGAAGATATTGCCTATTACTCGATTTTGTCGACACCAAAAGATCAAATAGATAACCAAGCTGAAAAGACAGCAAATTACTTACTTGAAGTCGATAAGCCGCTGGTTCTTCCTATCAATAAAAAAGTACGCTTTTTGATGACTTCTGACGATGTTATTCACTCTTGGTGGGTTCCTGATTTTGCGGTGAAAAAAGATGCAAATCCGGGCTTTATCAATGAAGCATGGACACGAATTAACGAACCTGGTGTTTATCGGGGCCAATGTGCTGAACTGTGTGGTAAAGATCATGGTTTTATGCCTGTTGTGGTTCAAGCATTACCTGAAGATGAGTTTGCAACTTGGTTAGCTGATGCCAAACAAGAAAAAGCGAATGCGGCAGCAGCGGATGCTGCATTACTTGATCAAACACTTGCGAAAGAAGAGTTAATGACACTAGGTGAGCAAGTCTACATGGCTAGCTGTGCAGCATGTCATCAGCCAACAGGTATGGGGCTACCAGGCGTATTTCCTGCGCTTAAAGGTAGCCCTATTGTACTAGGTGATGTTAAAGATCACATTGATATTGTGCTTCATGGCAAGCCTGGTACAGCAATGCAAGCATTCGATAAACAGCTTTCAATTAAGCAGCTTGCAGCTGTCATTACGTATAAACGAAATGCTTGGGGCAATGATACGGGTGATGTCATCCAGCCGAGTCAAATTCAAGCAGCGATTGATGCAGCAGCGGAGGCGAACTAA
- a CDS encoding endonuclease produces MDMRLFFSLLFCLGVCFTASAEQFSSFSSAKKYLIKTLPNDTKSLYCDCDIKREGKKLVPDPTRCGYLPRNAVTRSGKQNIRAHRIEWEHIVPAWEFGHQLQCWQEGGRKNCRKVSKKFRQMEADINNLAPAIGEINADRSNYRFGMVANNIKQYGACPVKVDFKQRVVEPPVYARKRIADTYFYMQKTYGLAISNKQQKLFEAWQKLEPAD; encoded by the coding sequence ATGGATATGCGTTTATTTTTCTCTTTACTATTTTGCCTTGGGGTTTGTTTTACTGCCTCTGCGGAGCAATTTTCTAGCTTTTCTAGTGCCAAAAAATATCTAATAAAGACCTTACCAAACGACACCAAGAGCCTATATTGTGATTGTGATATAAAACGTGAAGGTAAAAAGTTAGTGCCTGATCCAACGCGATGCGGCTACCTGCCGCGAAATGCTGTCACTCGTTCTGGTAAACAAAATATACGGGCACACCGTATTGAGTGGGAGCATATTGTACCTGCTTGGGAGTTTGGTCATCAACTGCAGTGCTGGCAAGAAGGTGGTAGAAAAAATTGCCGAAAAGTGAGTAAAAAATTTCGTCAAATGGAAGCTGACATAAATAACTTAGCACCAGCCATCGGTGAAATTAATGCTGATCGCTCTAACTATCGTTTTGGTATGGTAGCCAATAACATCAAACAGTACGGAGCATGTCCTGTTAAGGTTGACTTTAAACAGCGTGTTGTTGAACCGCCAGTTTATGCTCGAAAGCGCATTGCAGATACTTACTTCTATATGCAAAAAACCTATGGACTCGCTATTTCAAACAAACAACAGAAGCTCTTTGAAGCATGGCAAAAACTTGAACCTGCAGACTGA
- the hmpA gene encoding NO-inducible flavohemoprotein: protein MLSEKTIEIVKSTVPLLAEAGPQVTEYFYDRMFSYNPELKNIFNMTHQQSGSQQFALFNALAAYATNIDNLAVLKDALARINHKHTSYHILPEHYPIVGSHLIATLKELLPEQFTAEVEYAWREAYALLADVCITEEMALYNKTKQAQGGWFGTRLFTISHKHIESEHICSFTLTPCDGKAVVSHLPGQYLGIKVKPENSDNTQIRQYSISQQSNGENYRISVKQEGLVSYHLHSLREGEVIEVYPPAGDFVLREIDSPVVLISAGVGQTPMMAMLETLLGNQPNQSIHYLHACDSEAQFAFKEYLIKQQQAHASLHCVTWLKDGKGGDFAGLMDVNHIADSLPISKGDFYLCGPIAFMAMIKEQLLSIGVASERIHYEVFGPHQSL, encoded by the coding sequence ATGTTGTCTGAAAAAACGATCGAGATTGTTAAAAGTACAGTACCGTTGCTAGCAGAGGCGGGCCCTCAGGTTACTGAATACTTTTATGATCGTATGTTTAGTTATAATCCAGAGTTAAAAAATATTTTTAATATGACCCATCAGCAATCAGGCTCTCAGCAATTTGCGTTGTTTAATGCGTTAGCTGCCTATGCTACAAATATTGATAATCTTGCTGTTTTGAAAGACGCTTTAGCGCGTATAAATCATAAGCATACTAGTTATCACATTTTACCTGAGCACTATCCGATTGTAGGTAGTCACTTAATTGCAACGCTTAAGGAGTTGCTGCCTGAGCAGTTTACCGCTGAGGTTGAATATGCATGGCGAGAAGCGTATGCACTGCTTGCAGATGTCTGTATTACAGAAGAAATGGCACTATACAACAAAACTAAGCAAGCCCAAGGGGGTTGGTTTGGTACACGTTTATTTACTATTTCACATAAGCATATCGAGTCAGAGCATATTTGTAGTTTTACTCTGACTCCTTGTGACGGTAAAGCGGTGGTGTCACATCTACCTGGGCAATATTTGGGTATTAAAGTTAAACCTGAAAACAGTGATAATACTCAAATTCGCCAATACTCTATTTCGCAGCAAAGTAATGGCGAAAACTACCGTATTAGCGTAAAGCAAGAAGGTTTAGTCTCCTACCATTTACATAGCTTGCGCGAAGGCGAGGTAATTGAAGTTTATCCTCCAGCAGGCGACTTTGTACTTCGCGAAATCGACTCGCCTGTCGTATTGATTTCAGCGGGTGTTGGTCAAACCCCAATGATGGCGATGCTAGAAACACTATTAGGTAATCAACCTAATCAGTCAATCCATTACCTACATGCTTGCGACAGTGAGGCGCAGTTTGCCTTTAAAGAGTATTTAATAAAGCAACAACAAGCGCACGCTTCATTGCATTGTGTTACGTGGTTAAAAGATGGCAAGGGGGGAGATTTTGCGGGCTTGATGGATGTAAATCACATCGCTGATAGCTTACCAATTAGCAAAGGTGACTTTTACCTGTGTGGTCCAATCGCCTTTATGGCAATGATAAAAGAGCAGCTGCTAAGTATTGGGGTTGCAAGTGAGCGCATTCACTATGAGGTGTTTGGCCCTCATCAAAGCCTATAA